The following are from one region of the Mesorhizobium sp. B2-8-5 genome:
- a CDS encoding DUF6504 family protein → MISHRDNNTQRIAALDERAEALRLKRGMGIADARAMHPSIDVVEADAEADRRLLEGLADWCDRYTPLVAIDGEDGLFLDVTGCTHLFGGERAMQDEILTRFFQQGFDVRAGLASTPGAAWAAARFHGDRIIAGGEEEALLAPLPLSALRITPETRVGLESVGLRTAGAVMAAPRAPLARRFGATLLLRLDQALGRLDEAVSPRLPVAPLSVERHLAEPVVLTDDIERLVSRLAIALKSDLERRGEGARTLALLLFRVDGAVSRIAVGTSRPMREPRLIQRLFHERLTALEQTIDAGFGFDLVRLSVLSVAAFDLAQGDLTGETNDDDADIALFADRVRARLGEAAVLKPVAVESHLPERAVKTVPFAEAPQRRAPAAGRAAPPRTAPPMTVYPPERPVRLFRSPEPIEVPATEIPEGPPMNFRWRRALYRVARAEGPERIAAEWWRQLPGEEEAPTRDYYRIEDSEGRRYWLYRQGLYSSAAQAAPPRWFMHGVFA, encoded by the coding sequence GTGATCAGCCATCGCGACAACAACACCCAGCGCATCGCGGCCCTCGACGAGCGGGCTGAGGCGCTCAGATTGAAGCGCGGCATGGGCATCGCCGATGCGCGCGCCATGCATCCCTCGATCGATGTGGTCGAGGCCGATGCGGAAGCCGACCGCCGGCTGCTCGAAGGCCTTGCCGACTGGTGCGACCGCTACACGCCGCTGGTGGCGATCGACGGCGAGGACGGGCTGTTCCTCGACGTCACCGGCTGCACGCATTTGTTCGGCGGCGAGCGCGCCATGCAGGACGAGATCCTCACCCGCTTCTTCCAGCAGGGCTTCGATGTCCGCGCCGGGCTGGCTTCGACGCCGGGCGCCGCCTGGGCGGCGGCGCGCTTCCATGGCGACCGCATCATCGCCGGCGGCGAGGAGGAGGCGCTCCTGGCGCCATTGCCACTGTCGGCGCTGCGCATCACGCCGGAAACCCGCGTCGGCCTGGAAAGTGTGGGCCTGCGCACCGCCGGCGCGGTGATGGCCGCGCCCCGCGCGCCGCTCGCCCGCCGCTTCGGCGCCACCTTGCTTCTGCGCCTCGACCAGGCGCTCGGCCGCCTCGACGAGGCCGTGTCGCCGCGCCTTCCCGTCGCGCCGCTCTCGGTCGAGCGCCACCTTGCCGAACCGGTCGTGCTCACCGACGACATCGAGCGGCTGGTGAGCCGGCTGGCGATCGCCTTGAAGAGCGACCTCGAACGCCGCGGCGAGGGCGCGCGCACGCTGGCGCTGCTTCTCTTCCGCGTCGACGGCGCCGTCAGCCGCATCGCCGTCGGCACCTCGCGCCCGATGCGCGAGCCGCGGCTGATCCAAAGACTGTTCCATGAGCGGCTTACCGCGCTGGAGCAGACCATCGACGCCGGCTTCGGCTTCGACCTCGTGCGGTTGTCCGTGCTGTCGGTCGCGGCCTTCGACTTGGCCCAGGGCGACCTCACCGGCGAGACGAACGACGATGACGCCGACATCGCGCTCTTCGCCGACCGCGTCCGCGCCCGTCTCGGCGAGGCCGCCGTGCTGAAGCCGGTGGCCGTCGAAAGCCATCTGCCGGAACGCGCCGTCAAAACCGTGCCTTTCGCCGAAGCGCCGCAAAGACGCGCCCCGGCGGCCGGCCGGGCAGCACCGCCCCGAACGGCGCCGCCGATGACCGTCTATCCGCCGGAGCGGCCGGTGCGCCTGTTCCGCTCGCCCGAGCCGATCGAGGTGCCGGCGACCGAGATCCCGGAAGGTCCGCCAATGAATTTCCGCTGGCGGCGCGCGCTCTACCGCGTCGCCCGCGCCGAGGGGCCGGAGCGCATCGCCGCCGAATGGTGGCGGCAATTGCCCGGTGAGGAGGAGGCGCCGACCCGCGATTATTACCGCATCGAGGACAGCGAGGGACGCCGCTATTGGCTCTACCGCCAGGGCCTCTACAGCAGCGCCGCGCAGGCCGCGCCGCCGCGCTGGTTCATGCATGGGGTGTTCGCATGA
- a CDS encoding ImuA family protein — MAMSAVARDTVFALRRQIAKIEGTLPERLEASAAGGIVDATRSDRTIVRRGLAVASADAFLHTGIGRLDAALGGGLPKAALSEIHGLETRDAGAVAGFALSLVSLVLREKQGLPILWVGTAEIFHEAGFPYARGLHALFGIEPEQLLFSEAPKLLDALWIAEEAARMTAFAAVILEIRGSPQRLDLTATRRLHARAQNAGRPLLLLRQAGEADPTAAPVRLIVSAAAAASRETVAGPLAGSIGRPAFKLDIGKSRTALPGQFTLEWNPHEHAFAERTENSVAVVPASGRGADPAPAPGAVLAFPAPASPAVTSPAACDQPSRQQHPAHRGPRRAG; from the coding sequence ATGGCGATGAGCGCCGTGGCGCGGGACACTGTTTTTGCCCTGCGCCGCCAGATCGCGAAGATCGAAGGAACGCTGCCCGAGCGCCTGGAAGCGTCGGCGGCCGGTGGTATCGTGGATGCCACTCGATCGGACAGGACGATCGTCCGGCGTGGCCTCGCCGTGGCTTCGGCGGACGCCTTCCTGCATACCGGCATCGGTCGCCTCGACGCCGCCCTCGGCGGCGGCCTGCCCAAGGCGGCGCTCAGCGAAATCCATGGCCTGGAGACCCGCGATGCCGGCGCCGTTGCCGGCTTCGCGCTGTCGCTCGTAAGCCTGGTCCTCAGAGAGAAGCAGGGCCTGCCGATCCTCTGGGTCGGCACGGCGGAAATTTTCCACGAGGCCGGCTTTCCCTATGCCAGGGGCCTTCACGCCCTGTTCGGCATCGAACCGGAGCAATTGCTGTTTTCCGAGGCGCCAAAACTGCTCGACGCACTGTGGATCGCCGAGGAGGCCGCCCGCATGACGGCCTTTGCCGCGGTCATCCTCGAGATCCGCGGCAGTCCGCAGCGGCTCGACCTCACCGCCACGCGCCGGCTGCACGCCCGCGCCCAGAATGCCGGCCGGCCGCTGCTTTTGCTGCGCCAGGCCGGCGAGGCCGACCCCACCGCCGCCCCGGTGCGCCTCATCGTCTCGGCGGCGGCGGCGGCAAGCCGCGAAACCGTCGCCGGGCCGCTCGCCGGCTCGATCGGACGCCCCGCCTTCAAACTCGATATCGGCAAGAGCCGCACGGCCCTGCCCGGACAATTCACACTGGAGTGGAACCCACATGAACACGCTTTTGCAGAAAGAACAGAGAATTCTGTCGCTGTGGTTCCCGCATCTGGCCGCGGAGCGGATCCTGCGCCAGCGCCTGGGGCGGTCCTGGCGTTCCCGGCCCCCGCATCACCTGCCGTCACCTCACCCGCCGCTTGTGATCAGCCATCGCGACAACAACACCCAGCGCATCGCGGCCCTCGACGAGCGGGCTGA
- a CDS encoding metallopeptidase family protein, translating to MARIYKTRTWHDQLSPSMDEMELLALETYAHLPDEFRKLTGEIIIQIADFPTDEIMDDLSLETPFDLLGLFEGRGIAERWNPQTGEGPNRITLYRRAILDYWAENEETMGDIVTHVLIHEIGHHFGLSDDDMERIEEAAEQAAAG from the coding sequence ATGGCCCGCATCTACAAGACACGCACCTGGCACGACCAGCTCTCGCCGTCGATGGACGAGATGGAGCTTCTGGCGCTGGAGACCTATGCCCATCTGCCGGACGAGTTCCGCAAGCTCACCGGCGAGATCATCATCCAGATCGCCGATTTCCCGACCGACGAGATCATGGACGATCTGTCGCTGGAGACGCCCTTCGACCTGCTCGGCCTGTTCGAGGGGCGCGGCATCGCCGAGCGCTGGAACCCGCAGACCGGCGAAGGTCCGAACCGCATCACGCTCTACCGCCGCGCCATACTCGACTACTGGGCCGAGAACGAAGAGACGATGGGCGACATCGTCACCCACGTGCTGATCCACGAGATCGGTCACCATTTCGGCCTGTCGGACGACGACATGGAGCGCATCGAGGAGGCGGCCGAGCAGGCGGCGGCGGGCTGA
- a CDS encoding DUF1737 domain-containing protein, whose product MKLYRFLSGPDDSTFCHKVTAALNKGWHLFGSPTYAYDKKTKSMRCGQAVVKDVEGQDYGPDTKLSDW is encoded by the coding sequence ATGAAACTCTACCGCTTTCTGTCCGGCCCGGACGATTCAACTTTCTGCCACAAGGTGACGGCGGCCCTGAACAAGGGCTGGCACCTGTTCGGCTCGCCCACCTACGCCTATGACAAGAAGACCAAGTCGATGCGCTGCGGCCAGGCAGTGGTGAAGGATGTCGAAGGGCAGGACTACGGCCCGGACACCAAGCTGAGCGACTGGTAG
- a CDS encoding HpcH/HpaI aldolase/citrate lyase family protein — protein sequence MTVDTYRPRRSVLYIPASNDKALAKIGALACDAVIIDLEDAVLPADKKAARDKIAGILGRREKRCEMVVRVNPLASEWGADDLLAMAKAEPDGILLPKIGTPRDILEAGDLLDDNFAPDSVKLWAMVETPKALLNIGAIAEFGRDPASRLACFVAGTNDLVKATGILATPDRRYLMPWLMQLVLAARAGGLDVIDGVANDFRDLDALARECADGAAMGFDGKSLIHPAQIEPANYAFSPSPEALARARAIRDAFARPENAGKGVIAMDGRMVERLHLAEAEKLLAKAIIIGA from the coding sequence ATGACCGTCGACACCTACCGCCCGCGCCGCTCGGTGCTTTACATTCCCGCCTCGAACGACAAGGCGCTCGCCAAGATCGGCGCCTTGGCCTGCGACGCCGTCATCATCGATCTCGAGGACGCCGTCCTGCCCGCCGACAAGAAAGCCGCGCGCGACAAGATTGCCGGCATCCTTGGCCGGCGCGAAAAACGCTGCGAGATGGTGGTGCGCGTCAACCCGCTCGCCAGCGAATGGGGCGCCGACGATCTGTTGGCCATGGCCAAGGCCGAGCCCGACGGCATTCTCCTGCCCAAGATCGGCACGCCGCGCGACATCCTCGAAGCGGGCGACCTGCTCGACGACAATTTCGCCCCGGACAGCGTGAAACTATGGGCGATGGTCGAGACGCCCAAGGCGCTGCTCAACATCGGCGCCATCGCCGAGTTCGGCCGCGATCCGGCGTCGCGCCTCGCTTGTTTCGTTGCCGGAACAAATGACCTGGTGAAGGCGACCGGCATCCTGGCGACGCCCGACCGGCGCTATCTGATGCCCTGGCTGATGCAACTGGTGCTCGCCGCGCGGGCCGGCGGCCTCGACGTGATCGACGGTGTCGCCAATGATTTTCGCGACCTCGATGCCCTGGCGCGCGAATGCGCCGACGGGGCGGCCATGGGCTTCGACGGCAAGTCGCTGATCCATCCCGCCCAGATCGAACCGGCGAACTACGCCTTTTCGCCGTCGCCCGAGGCGCTGGCCAGGGCGCGTGCGATCAGGGATGCATTCGCGCGGCCCGAAAATGCCGGCAAGGGCGTGATCGCGATGGACGGCCGCATGGTCGAGCGGCTGCATCTGGCGGAAGCCGAGAAACTACTGGCGAAGGCAATAATCATCGGCGCATGA
- a CDS encoding DUF4153 domain-containing protein, which translates to MTTMTVTAPASTTSPVPSYCRRVGAAALLVALADFLFYGQPVGITVFIFATVLAATVVAMHPAALSDGRVWLKPAALFAALLPLVENVSPLSLLVAVTALAVFALSLAGRLRSEPARIARQLSLFLVAAPFRFARDFFRWRKAARELGQRRLQLTAIVVWIMPLTLGVVFLALFGAANPIIEHWLSLIDLYALFEKIEFARLIFWLTMLAGVWAFLRPRLPRFAFRVRRVLPATPVARPAKAEDNLFGKAAILRALIVFNGLFAVQSALDATYLWGGVALPDGMTYAAYAHRGAYPLVATALLAAGFVLAALRSGSETSRDPLIRGLVYLWVAQNIALVISSMLRLDLYIDVYALTYLRIAAFIWMGLVAAGLALIVARIALQKSGEWLLSANLLTLSATLYACCFVNFAATIANFNVDHSLEMTGSGTPLDTPYLHSLGAVAMPALDRYYTHKIGMPTTYLADQVMIDDYLAEQKKWRAWSFRDWRLVRVLDNRGPLVLPPSAQPSAPGH; encoded by the coding sequence ATGACGACGATGACCGTGACGGCGCCGGCGAGCACGACATCGCCTGTCCCGAGCTACTGCCGCCGCGTCGGCGCCGCCGCGCTGCTGGTGGCGCTGGCCGATTTTCTTTTCTACGGCCAGCCGGTCGGGATCACCGTCTTCATCTTCGCGACCGTGCTCGCCGCCACGGTCGTCGCCATGCATCCGGCGGCGCTCAGCGACGGCCGGGTCTGGCTGAAGCCGGCCGCGCTGTTCGCCGCGCTGCTGCCTCTCGTCGAAAATGTCAGCCCGCTTTCGCTGCTGGTCGCTGTCACGGCACTTGCGGTCTTCGCGCTGTCGTTGGCCGGGCGGCTGCGCAGCGAACCTGCCCGAATAGCCCGCCAGCTCAGCCTGTTCCTGGTCGCAGCGCCCTTCCGCTTCGCCCGCGACTTCTTCCGCTGGCGCAAGGCAGCGCGGGAACTCGGTCAGCGGCGGCTTCAGCTTACGGCGATTGTCGTCTGGATCATGCCCTTGACGCTTGGCGTCGTTTTCCTGGCGCTGTTCGGCGCCGCCAATCCAATCATCGAGCACTGGCTGTCGCTGATCGACCTCTACGCGCTCTTCGAAAAAATCGAGTTCGCGCGGCTGATCTTCTGGCTGACCATGCTTGCCGGCGTCTGGGCGTTCCTGCGGCCGCGCCTGCCGCGCTTCGCCTTCCGTGTCAGGCGCGTTTTGCCTGCCACGCCCGTAGCGAGACCGGCGAAGGCCGAGGACAACCTCTTCGGCAAGGCGGCCATCCTGCGCGCGCTGATTGTCTTCAATGGCTTGTTCGCGGTGCAGAGCGCGCTCGACGCCACCTATCTCTGGGGCGGGGTCGCCCTGCCCGACGGGATGACCTATGCCGCCTATGCGCATCGCGGCGCCTATCCGCTGGTCGCCACCGCGCTGCTCGCCGCCGGCTTCGTGCTGGCGGCGCTGCGCTCGGGCAGCGAGACGTCCCGGGATCCGCTGATCCGCGGGCTGGTCTATCTCTGGGTGGCGCAGAACATCGCGCTGGTGATCTCCTCGATGCTGCGGCTCGATCTCTATATCGACGTCTATGCGCTCACCTATCTGCGCATCGCCGCCTTCATCTGGATGGGACTGGTGGCGGCGGGACTGGCCCTCATCGTCGCCCGCATCGCGCTTCAAAAATCCGGCGAATGGCTGCTTTCCGCCAATCTTCTGACGCTTTCGGCGACGCTTTATGCCTGCTGCTTCGTCAACTTCGCAGCAACGATCGCCAACTTCAATGTCGACCATTCCCTGGAAATGACCGGATCCGGCACTCCGCTCGACACGCCATATCTGCACTCGCTCGGCGCTGTCGCCATGCCGGCGCTGGACCGCTACTACACACACAAGATCGGAATGCCGACCACTTATCTGGCCGACCAGGTGATGATCGACGATTATCTTGCCGAACAAAAGAAATGGCGCGCCTGGAGCTTTCGCGACTGGCGGCTGGTGCGGGTTCTCGACAACAGAGGCCCGCTCGTGCTTCCTCCATCTGCGCAACCGTCCGCACCGGGCCATTGA
- a CDS encoding response regulator transcription factor → MPHNILVADDDPHIREIICFALEKAGMKTAGVADGAAALQAVERRAPDLIVLDIGMPEMDGLEVCRRLRQKSDVPVLFLSARDEEIDRILGLEMGGDDYVTKPFSPRELVARVNVILRRARPAAAEEEADDREFTHGKLMLVPASHEASFGGRPLTLTAIEFAILKGFLARPQHVLGRDAVMANAYASNIHVSERTVDSHIRNVRAKLAAVGCLDAITTVHGVGFRLGRCGG, encoded by the coding sequence ATGCCGCATAATATCCTCGTCGCCGACGACGACCCGCATATCCGCGAGATCATCTGCTTCGCGCTGGAAAAGGCCGGCATGAAGACGGCCGGCGTCGCCGATGGCGCCGCAGCACTCCAGGCGGTCGAGCGCCGCGCGCCCGACCTCATCGTACTCGACATCGGCATGCCGGAGATGGACGGGCTCGAGGTCTGCCGCCGGCTCAGGCAAAAATCCGACGTGCCGGTGCTGTTCCTGTCCGCGCGGGATGAAGAGATCGACCGCATTCTGGGTCTGGAGATGGGCGGCGACGACTATGTGACCAAGCCGTTCAGCCCGCGCGAGCTGGTCGCCCGCGTCAATGTCATCCTGCGGCGCGCGCGGCCGGCCGCCGCGGAGGAAGAGGCGGACGATCGTGAATTCACGCATGGCAAGCTCATGCTCGTCCCGGCAAGCCATGAAGCAAGTTTCGGCGGCAGGCCGCTCACCTTGACGGCGATCGAGTTCGCGATCCTGAAAGGCTTCCTCGCCCGTCCGCAGCACGTGCTTGGCCGCGACGCGGTGATGGCCAATGCCTATGCCTCCAACATCCATGTCTCGGAACGCACGGTCGACAGCCACATCCGCAACGTGCGGGCCAAGCTGGCCGCGGTCGGCTGCCTCGATGCGATCACGACGGTGCACGGCGTCGGCTTCCGGCTCGGCCGATGCGGTGGTTGA
- a CDS encoding ATP-binding protein — MALPLVGLFFFRLYENQLIRQTEGELIAQGAVVAAVYASEVRAAGIAPERLGAPVSADPARDNNYPYDPIEPRLDLASDDVMPSRPAALPATPDPAFAAIGARLDGILDETQKTTLAGFRLLDPRGVVIAGGDEVGQSLGQIEEVRTALSGTYASELRLRIPDQPTPPLYSVSRGTKVRVFVAMPVELDGRVAGVVYLSRTPNNIVKHLYGERGKVTLAAIAILGGTLLIALVFIRTVSRPIYALIERTKRIAAGDREAIRPLAHHGTREMAALSAAFLDMAQKLQARSDSIQTFATHVSHELKSPLTAIQGAAELLRDSGGAMDEAERKRFSNNIVTDAGRLNLLVRRLLDLARAENLEPSGDSTTLHAALASLPVDTRLEARLEGGGDIRLGISAENLGIVLANLIDNSARHGARQVAIHASADGERASVRIGDDGDGISAANRARIFEPFFTTRRETGGTGMGLGIVLALLKAHDGTIRLVDSERGTRFEIDLPVA, encoded by the coding sequence ATGGCGTTGCCGCTGGTCGGGCTGTTCTTCTTCCGGCTTTATGAGAACCAGCTGATCCGCCAGACCGAGGGCGAGCTGATCGCGCAAGGGGCGGTCGTCGCCGCCGTCTATGCCAGCGAGGTGCGCGCGGCCGGCATCGCCCCGGAAAGACTGGGGGCGCCAGTCTCGGCCGATCCGGCAAGGGACAACAACTATCCCTATGATCCGATCGAGCCGCGCCTCGACCTTGCCTCGGACGATGTCATGCCGTCGCGGCCGGCGGCGCTTCCCGCCACGCCCGATCCCGCCTTCGCGGCAATAGGCGCGCGGCTCGACGGCATTCTCGACGAGACGCAGAAAACGACGCTCGCTGGCTTCCGGCTGCTCGATCCACGCGGTGTGGTGATCGCCGGCGGCGACGAGGTCGGCCAGTCGCTCGGCCAGATCGAAGAGGTGCGGACCGCGCTTTCCGGCACCTATGCCAGCGAGCTCAGGCTGCGCATCCCCGACCAGCCGACCCCGCCGCTCTATTCGGTCAGCCGCGGCACCAAGGTGCGCGTCTTCGTCGCCATGCCGGTCGAGCTCGACGGCCGGGTCGCGGGCGTGGTCTATCTGTCGCGAACGCCGAACAACATCGTCAAGCACCTCTATGGCGAGCGCGGCAAGGTGACGTTGGCGGCGATCGCCATCCTCGGCGGCACGCTGCTGATCGCGCTGGTGTTCATCCGCACCGTCAGCCGGCCGATCTACGCGCTGATCGAGCGAACGAAACGCATCGCCGCCGGCGACCGCGAGGCGATCAGGCCGCTCGCCCATCACGGCACGCGCGAGATGGCGGCGCTGTCCGCGGCCTTCCTCGACATGGCGCAAAAACTGCAGGCGCGCTCCGACAGCATCCAGACCTTCGCCACCCATGTCTCGCATGAGCTGAAATCGCCGCTGACGGCGATCCAGGGCGCGGCGGAGCTGTTGAGGGATTCCGGCGGCGCGATGGACGAGGCCGAGCGCAAGCGTTTCTCCAACAACATCGTCACCGACGCCGGGCGGCTCAATCTCCTGGTGCGCCGGCTGCTCGACCTGGCGCGCGCCGAGAACCTGGAACCGAGCGGTGACAGCACGACGCTTCATGCGGCCCTGGCATCCTTGCCGGTCGACACCAGGCTGGAAGCGCGGCTTGAAGGCGGCGGCGACATCAGGCTCGGCATCTCGGCTGAGAATCTCGGCATCGTGCTCGCCAATCTCATCGACAATTCGGCACGACATGGCGCCCGACAGGTGGCGATCCATGCCTCAGCCGATGGAGAGCGCGCGTCGGTCCGGATCGGCGACGACGGCGACGGCATCTCGGCCGCCAACCGCGCCAGGATCTTCGAGCCGTTCTTCACCACGCGGCGCGAGACCGGCGGCACCGGCATGGGGCTCGGCATCGTGCTGGCCCTCCTGAAAGCGCATGATGGCACGATCAGGCTGGTTGACTCCGAGCGCGGCACGCGCTTCGAGATCGACTTGCCGGTTGCGTGA
- a CDS encoding NAD(P)/FAD-dependent oxidoreductase, with the protein MRYDIVIIGGAIVGSSVAYYLREEGFTGSIALIERDPQFPHAATTLSLASIRQQFSIPENIRLSQFTLKLFRRLEEIFGADADIGFREGGYLILAGEAGLPILKSNHQTQVAEGADILLEDAGQLARRFPWLSVEGITAGAFGRSGEGWFDAHALLTLFRKALRDKKIDFITASVTGIARDGNRVTSVSLDNGETLEAGIVVNAAGPNAGKVAGFAGLALPVEPRKRNVFVFEAREKYADMPLLVDPSGIYVRPEGSVYLTGGAEPEEGDVAPDPKDFDVNWPLFEEVIWPTLATRIPAFEAIKPTRAWVGHYDYNTLDQNAVIGPHPEVENFLFANGFSGHGLQQAPAVGKSLAELIVHGGYRTVDCRAFGYERVAEGRAFRELNVI; encoded by the coding sequence ATGCGCTACGACATCGTCATCATCGGCGGAGCCATCGTCGGGTCCTCGGTCGCCTACTATTTGCGCGAGGAGGGCTTTACCGGCTCGATCGCGCTGATCGAGCGCGATCCGCAGTTTCCGCATGCGGCGACGACGCTGTCCCTGGCTTCGATCCGCCAGCAATTCTCCATCCCGGAAAACATCCGCCTGTCGCAGTTCACGCTGAAACTGTTCCGTCGGCTGGAGGAAATCTTCGGCGCCGACGCCGATATCGGCTTTCGCGAGGGCGGCTACCTCATCCTCGCCGGCGAGGCCGGCCTGCCGATCCTCAAGTCCAATCACCAGACGCAGGTCGCCGAGGGCGCCGATATCCTGCTCGAGGACGCCGGGCAGCTGGCGCGCCGCTTCCCGTGGCTGTCGGTCGAAGGCATCACCGCCGGCGCCTTTGGCCGCAGCGGCGAGGGCTGGTTCGACGCGCATGCGCTGCTGACGCTGTTCCGCAAGGCGCTGCGCGACAAGAAGATCGATTTCATTACGGCATCCGTCACCGGCATTGCGCGCGACGGCAATCGCGTCACCAGTGTAAGCCTCGACAATGGCGAGACGCTGGAAGCGGGCATTGTCGTCAACGCCGCCGGGCCGAATGCCGGCAAGGTGGCGGGTTTTGCCGGGCTTGCGCTGCCGGTCGAGCCGCGCAAGCGCAACGTCTTCGTCTTCGAGGCGCGCGAGAAATATGCCGACATGCCGCTGTTGGTCGATCCGTCAGGCATCTATGTGCGGCCGGAAGGCTCCGTCTACCTCACCGGCGGCGCTGAGCCGGAGGAGGGCGATGTCGCGCCCGATCCGAAGGATTTCGACGTCAACTGGCCGCTGTTCGAAGAGGTGATCTGGCCGACCTTAGCCACCCGCATCCCGGCCTTCGAGGCGATCAAGCCGACGCGCGCCTGGGTCGGGCATTACGACTACAACACGCTCGACCAGAACGCGGTGATCGGACCGCACCCGGAGGTCGAGAACTTCCTCTTCGCCAACGGTTTCTCCGGCCACGGCCTGCAGCAGGCGCCGGCGGTGGGGAAGTCGCTCGCCGAGTTGATCGTGCATGGCGGCTACCGGACGGTGGACTGCAGGGCGTTTGGATATGAACGGGTGGCGGAAGGAAGGGCGTTCAGGGAATTGAATGTGATCTAG
- a CDS encoding SRPBCC family protein, with amino-acid sequence MLHLSIPQAMANADTVMASAELCASPGEVIAALATSEVERWWGSPETYRMTDWSADLRVGGGWNVTVQAADGRHLPAGGKFLEIEMPRRIVQTRRYDWDHPALGHHETTVAYLLEPIGGGTRLTVCHGGFAGFPDAAAEHAEGWARVLGWLQGYFAGAAAPSPARGEESAGARSHSIP; translated from the coding sequence ATGCTTCACTTGTCGATACCGCAAGCCATGGCGAATGCAGACACGGTCATGGCCTCGGCCGAGCTTTGCGCCTCGCCGGGCGAGGTTATCGCGGCGCTGGCCACCAGTGAAGTCGAGCGCTGGTGGGGTTCGCCCGAAACCTACCGCATGACCGACTGGTCCGCCGATCTGCGTGTCGGCGGCGGTTGGAACGTCACGGTACAGGCCGCCGACGGCAGACACCTCCCCGCCGGCGGAAAATTCCTCGAAATCGAGATGCCGCGCCGCATCGTGCAGACGCGGCGCTACGATTGGGACCATCCGGCGCTGGGGCATCACGAGACGACGGTGGCTTATCTGCTGGAGCCGATCGGCGGCGGCACGCGGCTCACCGTCTGCCATGGCGGCTTCGCGGGTTTCCCGGATGCGGCGGCCGAACATGCCGAAGGCTGGGCGCGGGTGCTTGGATGGCTGCAGGGCTATTTTGCCGGCGCGGCCGCCCCTTCTCCCGCAAGGGGAGAAGAGAGCGCTGGCGCTAGATCACATTCAATTCCCTGA
- a CDS encoding SRPBCC family protein has translation MSENSFVYVTYIRTTPEKLWQALTDPEFNRQFFLCSHQESDWKVGSSWKLVFPDGRVADSGEILEVDPPKRLVIKWRNEWMPEVKEDGYTRCTFTIEPDGELMKLAVIHEADGPHRLIPNVAKGWPLVLASLKSLLETGKGFERPPSKG, from the coding sequence GTGAGCGAGAACAGCTTTGTTTATGTCACCTATATCCGCACGACGCCTGAAAAACTTTGGCAGGCGCTGACCGATCCGGAATTCAACCGGCAGTTCTTCCTCTGCTCCCATCAGGAGAGCGACTGGAAGGTCGGTTCGAGCTGGAAACTGGTCTTCCCCGACGGGCGCGTCGCCGACTCGGGCGAGATCCTCGAGGTTGACCCGCCAAAACGCCTGGTCATCAAATGGCGCAACGAATGGATGCCCGAGGTCAAGGAGGACGGCTACACCCGCTGCACCTTCACCATAGAGCCCGATGGTGAGTTGATGAAGCTCGCCGTCATCCACGAGGCTGACGGCCCGCACAGGCTGATCCCGAACGTCGCCAAGGGCTGGCCACTGGTTCTGGCGAGCCTCAAGAGTCTGCTTGAAACCGGCAAGGGTTTCGAGCGCCCGCCTTCAAAGGGGTGA
- a CDS encoding ArsR/SmtB family transcription factor has translation MSMDAVFRALADPTRRQLLDSLHARNGQTLNALCEHMEMTRQAVTKHLAILEEANLVTTMRRGREKEHYLNPVPINEIAERWIGKFERGRLAALSHLKQRLEREEP, from the coding sequence ATGAGCATGGATGCCGTCTTTCGCGCTTTGGCCGACCCGACCCGCCGGCAATTGCTGGACAGTCTCCATGCCCGGAACGGGCAGACGCTGAACGCGCTCTGCGAGCATATGGAGATGACGCGCCAGGCGGTGACCAAGCACCTGGCGATCCTCGAGGAGGCCAACCTCGTCACCACCATGCGCCGCGGCCGCGAGAAGGAGCACTACCTCAACCCCGTTCCGATCAACGAGATCGCCGAGCGCTGGATCGGCAAGTTCGAGCGGGGGCGGCTTGCTGCCCTCAGCCACCTGAAGCAACGCCTTGAAAGGGAAGAGCCGTGA